The region CATCTCACCGGCGCCGAGGATCAGCACGTTCAGTCCCTCAAAGCGGCCGAAGATCTTCCGCGCGAGCGACACCGCCGCGTAGCTGACCGACACCGCACCCTCGGCAAGCCCGGTTTCGCTGCGCACGCGCTTGGCGGCGGCAAACGCCGCGTGGAACAGGCGGTTGAGCGCGCTCCCGGTGGCCTGTTTCTCCGATGCGACCTCGTAGGCCTCCTTGACCTGCCCGAGGATCTGCGGCTCGCCGACGACGAGCGAGTCGAGGCCTGCGGCCACCCGGAACAGGTGACGCACGGCATCCGTGTCGGTCCGCGCGTACAGATGCGCGTCGAGCGCCTCCCGCGGCACGCCGTGGAAGTCGCTGACGAACGCCGCCACCTGCTCGCGCGCCGCCTCCCCCGCGCCGTTCGCCTCCGTGTAGATCTCCACGCGATTGCACGTCGAGACGATCACCCCTTCGCCGCTCTCCACGCGCAGGGCGAGCGCGGCGACAGCCGCCCCCATGTCCCCGCGCGAGAAGTCCACCTGCTCGCGCAGCTCCACCGGCGCCGTGCGGTGACTGAGGCCGACCAGGAGAAGCCGCATCAGAAGTTGTGGCTCCGCGTCAGGAAGAACCCGACGGGAACGAAATTCAGGATGACGATCACGAACCCGATGGCCGACAGCCACGCGGAGCGCCGCGCGCTCCAGCCGAGCCGCCGCGACAGCAGGTGAAACGAATACACGCCCCAGCACAGGAACGCGATCAGGATCTTCGGGTCGACGATCGTCATCGCGCGCAGGCGCGGGTCTGGCGCCGTCTGCACCGCGCTCGTCATCGCCCACGCGCCCCCCACGACGATGCCGGCGGTGATGAACACCCAGCCGATCCGCACCGCGCGCATGTTCATGCGATCGAGCACCTGGAGCGACGGCAGTCGCTTGTAGAAGAACCCGAGCTGCTTCTTCTTGATTTCCTTGAACATCAGCACGTAGGTGACCCCGATCACGCAGGCGATGCCGAAGCTCGCGTAGGCGAACAGCATCGCCGAGACGTGCACGACGAAGAGCGGGCTCTGCAGCACCGTGCTCGGCGCGTCCGCCATCGGCGTGTCGAGGACCGGGATCGACTCCAGCAGCACCAGGAGGACGACGATGAACAGGCCCATCGAGCGTTCGCCGCTCGTGGTCTCCGTGTAGAGGTAGGCGAGCGCCAGCAGCCAGACGAAGGCCGAGAGCGCCGCCGACGTGCCGGCGAACGGCGCGTGGCCGGCGGCCATCGTCCGCATGCCGATGACGAAGGTGTGCGCCAGGGCGGCGGCGCCGAGCGCCGCCGTCGCCGTGCGCCCGCTCGCGTGTTCCGGCGTCGCGAAGTACCGCCCGTACGCGATGGCGGCCGCGAGGTAGAGGAGAAACGGAAGTAAGTCCATGTCAGGGCGCTGATGATGTCGCCGCGTAGTACCCCTGCTTGGTGCGCGCGGTCACGTTGGGGCGCGTGACGCGCACGACGATCCGGCGCCACGCGCCGTCCCGCCGCGGGTTACGGGAGGTGTAGGCGAGCGTGTACTGGCTGGAAAGCTCGTCGGAAATCTGCTCGTAGATGCGCGGCAGCTCGGTCGCCTGCTGCGGAAAGAAGGAGCGGCCGCCCGTCTCCTGCGCGAGCTGGCGCATCACGAACTCCGCTTCCTTGAACCCGCGGGGCGACACGTCCGTGCCGCGGAGCCCGATCGTGTAGATGCCGGTCTCCGAGCGCTTCGCGAGGTCGAGCACTTCTTCATACCCGAGGATGCTGGAGGTGTCTTCCCCGTCGGAGAGGACCACGATGGCCTGCCGCCGGATGTCCGCCTCGGTCTGCGCGGCCTGCTTCCTCAGCTCCTTGAGCGAGATGTAGATCGCGTGGTAGATCGCCGTCGACCCGTCGGCGTTCGTCGTGCGGATCGCCCGCTCGAGCGCCGCCCGGTCGTTCGTGAACGTCTGGAGGATGTCGACCTTGCTGTCGAAGTCCACGATCTCGGCCAGGTCCTCCGCGCGGAGCCGGCGCACGAACCCGATGGCCGCCTCCTGCGCGAGCTGGATCTTGTCCTCCATGCTGGCGCTCGTATCCATGAGGATCGCGAGCGCAATCGGCTGCTGCGAGCGCGAGAAGAACGTGACGTCCTGCTTCACGCCGTCCTCGAACACCTCGAACTCGCCCTGCGACAGGTCCCGCACGAACTTCAGCGTCGCCGCGTCGGTCACCGTCACGTTGAGCGACACGACGTCAATCCCGGCGCGGAACCGCTGCGCCGCGAGCGCGGCGCCCGACAGGGCGATCAGGAGGAGGAAGAGCCCGAGGCGCCGCGTCATCGTGCCACCTTCGTCTGCGACAGGTTCGTGCGCGCGCGCACCGTCAGCCCCTCGCGCTTCGCCTCGACGTGCAGGCGCTCGGGCATCAGCAGCGTATCGGGGCGCGAGTAGGTCACGATCCACTGGTGCTGCAGCTCGGCGGCCAGCTCGCGCAGCGTGGCCGCCAGCGCGGTCGAACTCAGGAGCTGATCCCGCCGCCCCCCCGTGCCGCGCGTGCCCTCGTCGAGCACGACGTTCCGGTTGCGGATCTCTTCCGCCACCGGGTTGGCGCGCACCACGCCGCTCAGCACCAGCGCGTGGAACGCCGCCCCGCTCGCAAAGAGCTGCCGCAGCACGTCGGGATAGTGGCGGTTGCTGAACTCCACGCCTTCGGTCACCACCGCGACGATCACCGGGCGCTCCGGCGCCCGCTTCTCCAGTCCGCGCGCCGCATCCGTGAGGGCATCCAGGAAGTATGCGCCGGATTGCGGCCGCGCGAACACGCGCAGCGCCCCGCGCGTCAGCCGCTCCCGGTCGCGCGTGTACTCCACGAGCAGCGTCGACCGTTCGCCAAACGTGACGAGCGCGACCTCGTGCGGCGCGTCCAACGCGCCCAGGAACGCCTCGAGTCCGGAGCGGATGTCGGCGATCGCCGGCGACGCCGCGTCGCTGTCGTCGACCAGCAGCGCGATCGACAATGGGGCAGTGGCCCGCCGCACCCGGAGCACTTCACGTGCCACGCCGTCCTCGCCGACGACGAGATCGCCCGGTGTCAGGTCGCCCACAGGCGCTTTTTTCGCGTCCAGCGCGCTGATTATGACGTTGCGCTCGGCCGCGCCGGCAGCCGAACCGGGCAACGTGCTTGCAATAAGGACGGCTGTCAGCACCACTTTGACGGATTTCCGGCGCATTCTGGTCCTCCGTGAATACGCCGATTGTACGTCCCGGCGAAAGCATGCGTCAAGGAGCGCGGATCGCCGAAACTAATTGACTGCGTGAGGGTTGTCGTTCCTTGACTGCCTCAGGTACGCATGCTATAAACGCGCAACGTTCCCGCCCACACCCATGGTTGCCACCTACGTCCCGATTGCGCTCTTCCTGCTTGTCGCCATCGGGTTCGCGATCGTCACGCTGCTC is a window of Acidobacteriota bacterium DNA encoding:
- the ccsA gene encoding cytochrome c biogenesis protein CcsA; protein product: MDLLPFLLYLAAAIAYGRYFATPEHASGRTATAALGAAALAHTFVIGMRTMAAGHAPFAGTSAALSAFVWLLALAYLYTETTSGERSMGLFIVVLLVLLESIPVLDTPMADAPSTVLQSPLFVVHVSAMLFAYASFGIACVIGVTYVLMFKEIKKKQLGFFYKRLPSLQVLDRMNMRAVRIGWVFITAGIVVGGAWAMTSAVQTAPDPRLRAMTIVDPKILIAFLCWGVYSFHLLSRRLGWSARRSAWLSAIGFVIVILNFVPVGFFLTRSHNF
- a CDS encoding VWA domain-containing protein codes for the protein MTRRLGLFLLLIALSGAALAAQRFRAGIDVVSLNVTVTDAATLKFVRDLSQGEFEVFEDGVKQDVTFFSRSQQPIALAILMDTSASMEDKIQLAQEAAIGFVRRLRAEDLAEIVDFDSKVDILQTFTNDRAALERAIRTTNADGSTAIYHAIYISLKELRKQAAQTEADIRRQAIVVLSDGEDTSSILGYEEVLDLAKRSETGIYTIGLRGTDVSPRGFKEAEFVMRQLAQETGGRSFFPQQATELPRIYEQISDELSSQYTLAYTSRNPRRDGAWRRIVVRVTRPNVTARTKQGYYAATSSAP